The following are from one region of the Channa argus isolate prfri chromosome 6, Channa argus male v1.0, whole genome shotgun sequence genome:
- the rbm7 gene encoding RNA-binding protein 7 has translation MGIEDETDRTLFIRNLDQRVTEELLFELFLQAGPLIKTKIPKDSDGKQKSFGFAVYKHEVSVPYAMQLLDGTSLFGRNIHVQFRSGSSHTCSPGSSQNSSPANTPDPHGQRTPMQFTSPPYTPPPLMQRSFSSPSNLQKNVVMHNVMWQLHMQQLDQPNGGFPKLPHRQLPAGEKSDGGGSRQHNTSSLRHHPFQMNSRGRNQRYGHEPGSGRHQRDNYHHQNDRSSSRPHDSKGGNRHDERGSNHGYQDNRWRRY, from the exons ATGGGAATAGAGGATGAAACGGATCGGACGCTCTTCATAAGAAATTTAGATCAGAGGGTGACGGAGGAGCTTTTGTTCGAGCTGTTTTTACAG GCAGGACCTCTCATCAAAACTAAAATTCCAAAAGACTCGGATGGGAAGCAGAAATCATTTGGTTTTGCCGTTTACAAACACGAAGTGTCGGTGCCATATGCCATGCAGCTACTCGACGGGACATCGCTGTTTGGGAGAAATATTCATGTGCAGTTCAGATCAG GTAGCAGTCATACATGCAGTCCAGGGAGTTCACAGAATTCAAGTCCGGCAAATACCCCAGATCCTCATGGCCAGAG GACCCCGATGCAGTTCACTTCTCCACCGTACACTCCTCCACCCTTAATGCAGAGGTCCTTTTCCTCTCCCAGTAATCTGCAAAAGAATGTTGTG ATGCACAATGTTATGTGGCAGCTCCACATGCAGCAGCTTGACCAGCCTAATGGTGGTTTCCCCAAGTTGCCACACAGGCAGTTGCCTGCAGGTGAAAAGTCAGATGGAGGTGGCTCAAGGCAACATAATACCTCTTCCCTACGGCATCACCCATTCCAGATGAACAGCAGAGGCAGAAACCAGCGCTACGGACACGAACCAGGTTCGGGCCGTCACCAGCGAGACAACTATCACCACCAGAACGACAGAAGTAGCAGCCGTCCCCACGACAGTAAAGGTGGCAACAGGCATGACGAAAGGGGTAGCAACCATGGCTACCAAGATAATAGATGGCGACGGTACTGA